A region of the Oceaniferula marina genome:
TTTCACGATCATCCATCTGCCGACTTAGGAAATACGCCTTCACCGAGGTTTTTCTGCTACTAGGCACCAGGTAATCCAATTCAAAGCCAACCTCGAGAGGCTTCCCCCGATCCCCATAACTAATAGGCTCGATCTTATCGACTTCCACCCGTGCCGACTTAATCAGCAAATTCAAATGATCTGTCCCAATTGCGAAATTTAAATTTGATCCCACAATGGTAGACACGGCAACGCCTACAACCTCACCCTTTTTGTTAACAACGGGTCCGCCTGAATTACCAGGATTCAACTTGGCATCTATTTGTATGCGCCCAACCGTTTTTCCATCAGACCGAACCGATGTTATCTTACCCGTACTGATTGTCGCCGCTGGGTTATCTCTACCAAAAGCTAGAGCATCTCCCAAAGGAAAGCCTGAAACCATGATAGCTTCGGTTTCTTTTAACTTCGACGGAGATCCAAATTTAAGGGCCGGAGCCTCCCTCGCATCAGTTTTCAGAATAGCCAAATCAAGTTCGGGTGATTTTCTCACCACCAGTGCCAAAACCTCTTTCTCCAAGGCCACACCTGAATTGAGAACCAATGTCACATTCTCTCCTTCAGCAACCCCGTCCACCACATGAGCGCATGTAGCAAAATACCCTTGTGTCGAAATACAAAAGGCTGACCCTTGCATTCCAGTCTGTTTCACTTTGACGAAAGCTGTTGCCTTTTTAACGGAATTAACGGTGTGACTCGATTGGGCCGAAATCGGGCCAACGATCAAACAGCTAGCAAGGCAAAACAAAACACAACGAGCACCCCCTCTCAAAAAACGAATTGAAACAATCATCATAGCAACTTGAACTCACTTATGTGAGTCCACCCTATTCCAGGAGAATTGCATGTAAATCTTAATTGTTATCTTTACTTCTGGTTTAATCTCATTTTGCTTAATTCATCATGAATTTGAGATTTTGCTTGGCCGTTGGAGTTGTTTGTCTAGCTAGCTTATCCTGCAAAGAAAAACACTCTCCATCAAACAATTCCCAAGAAAAGTCTTCGGCTCTATCTTCGGCACCAAATACTCAGCCAGAGTCCACATCGCCCCCCTCCTCCACAACGAACGCCAACAACAATAAAGCGCCAAACTCACCACCACCCCCCTCTCGATATCTGGCTCCGGTGGCAATCGGCAATAACTCAAGCTCCGTCGTCCCCGGTCTCATTTATCTCCACAACAACTCCCCTCATATAGCATTCAAAGCAAGACCACTGAGCAATCAATATGTTTACGCTTATCTCTCCTATGCTGATAAAAGTCGCTGGAAGTCCTGTAAAATATTCATCAAAAACAAAAAGCGAGATCTATATATTGCAAAATTACCCCATGACTATTCTGGCCCTATGCGGTCCTTTCTAAAGGATCCGGTTAAGGGACAGCCGCAAAAAATCGTCTCTATTTTCACAGCTCAATGGGAAGCGTCTATCAACAAGGAGCCCGTTGACAAACAACGGCAAAAAGAGATTCTTTTATCAGAAGAACTCAACGAGCAATATCAATCCATTCAAGACGAATTAAAACTCATTCAAAAAAGAATGTACGAGCTTTCAAAGGATCGATCACGACAAAGAACAAGCAATGGAAAGCATGAGCAATTTCGCGAATTATCAAAAAATAGATCGGATCTCGCAAAACGTCTACTGGAGGTAAGAGCCAAAGCTAGAGAGCAGGGTGTTTACTTAAGCAGATCTCGATCAAATACAAGATCATCATTCCCGACGCCTCCCCATCGAAAGGCTATTATAGCCCCCATGAAAGTAAGCGCAGAACCACATACTGCGTCTGCAGATTACACCGTCAGCAGTAATGGACCAACTCCCCCCTATGCCATTATTCCAGGTAGTGCATTCGCACGAATCTCAGATAAAACACTACAAATAACACCCTATGGAGAAATCACCCGAATGCATGAAATCAAGCTCGGGAACCCAACAGCCTATTTCAAGATAGAATACAGTAATCGAACAAGCCTCAATATTCATATACCAGTCCCTCAAGAATTAACTCTCAAACCTCAAATCAAAATTGGATTTGGACCAAAAGGAAAACTGAATAAAGACATTGATCAGGCCATCGCATCTTCTTCTTTTCACCATAGCTCATCATCGAACGCTTACCGGTGTTCAGCCAAAATGTCGGAACTCTCAAATACAGGAGAAACCGAATTTGAGGCCATCATTGCCTATCGTGAAAGCTCAGAGGCAAACTGGATCATTTTCAATGAATTCGACTTCAGGCTGTCTATCAACGAAAAGAAAATGATCATTCCCGAATGGGGATCCACTAACAGCATCACTCTTGCAGCCAACCAAAACAATAATCTGTTCAAGGAGTCAATTGCTTGCCCCCCCGTCCATCACAAGCAAATCCCGGAGCAAATCAAAAAGACAAGCTTAGCAAAATGTGGTCAAATCCTAGTCGTTCAATACGGAAAAAAACTAAGATTACTCAACACCAAAACCTTTGAATGGGGTAAAACAATCGAATGGTCCAATGATCATGTCGCATTTACCGCCGATGCTCAACACCTATATACTGTGACCGACCAACTAGTCTCATCCTATCAGTTACCATCACTAAAACTGATTCAAGAAGTGCCCTTACCCTCAGGCGGGCCTGTTCTCGCACTCTCAGCAGGCTCACATGCAACAAACTCACCTCTGGTGATTGTCACCTCTGGGAGAATCACCCTGCTCGATGCCGAAAAACTAACCCCACTAAAGCAACCTATCAACGATGAACAAAATGCATCAAAGGCTGGCCTTTCAAGTATCTCATGGCCAACCAGTAGCAAAGGCACCCCCCCCTATGATATCGCCAACGTGATTTCATCACCCGATGGCGAGGGGCATACCATCTGCACCGTTCAATCTTCAGCTAAACATTCTAGTCCGAAGAGCTGTTTACTCATTGATCTCGGTGAACGTTGGTTGATCAAACACCATACAACTGGAACAGTCGGGGGGAATCGCAAAATCTATTATCATACCGAGATCAGCCAATTTGATAACAAAGAAAAAAAACGACTCAAGCTTGAGAAGCGGCCGGATCTTCTCATTCCGACATCAGCCCCCGGAATGCTAGCCATCAACCTCCCAAGTCAACGCACAGTCCCTGCATCAAGCATTCACTTTCGTTATTTGGCAAATCCAGACCAATCAGAAGCAACCGTCTATACAGGAGCATCGAGTGCTGCGCCCCTGATGATTAAAGCAAAATCCGAGAGAACGACTCATCTCCAGCCTCCTCGCTTAATCTTCCTCCCGGAGGAATCAAACCTTCTATCCATCGGGGATAAGTCCATCACGTTGGAAAATGTGCCACAGGTGAATTTATCAGCCAAACTTTCTCTGCCGACATTACTCAATACCCCGCACTCTCCAAGACGAGGAAAATCTTGGTCATTTACTCCTATTATTCACGGAATAGAAGCAAAAGACATCCAGTGGGTGAAAGGCCCTGAACTGGCAGAATATGATTCAGTCAATGGCATCTCTTGGAACGTCCCAGCCGAATTCATCGAAGACAAAGCCAATTTTAAGCTATCAGTCAAAGGGCAAGAACTTAACATTGAAGTCCGCGTACTAGGCAACCCAGTCTCCATATTAACTCAAAGCTCCGATCATAAAAAAGCCCATGGAATCCCCATCTCCGGCACCCTCAACTTTCCCGACGGCATTGACCGCATTCTTACATCACCTCATCAAAACAAAGCAGTGATCGTCAGCAATAAACACCGCCGGATATCTCTGTTTGACTTCAGCACACGCTCTATCACCGCGTCCTACTCATCATCCACGGGACCACTGGAGCCAGCCTTCACTCCAAACGCTCTGTTACTGTGGCACACCAATGGTAACATTCTTGAAAAACGCAATCTGAAGGACCTTTCACCTATCCAGATCGCTTCAAGCTCTACCACCCTCCCCCTACGGGGACTTGCGGGAGGCTCTGCACCCGTGGCATTTCTTGAAACCACATCCAATCAACTCGTTTTGTTTGAGATTGAAACGGACTCACTGAAACTAAGTTCCCCAATATCATTAGGTCAATTTTCCACCAGCACACTGAACTATCGTTCCCGAAACAATGTAAACCAGCTAGCGAGCACAATGGATAACTCACGTATCCTCATAGGTAACACCTTAGTTCAAAAAAATGGACCGATGAATTATACCAAATACGCTTTCTCTCAATATACAAATAGCGAGTCCACCGCCTATTTCAACCTAAGCGGAGACTCCATATTCAGCACAGGCAAATCCGTTAATGTCACCACCAAACGATCCTGGTCGGTCAATTCCAACAATAATTCCACCCTGATTCCCGAAATTTCAGGCGAATATATCATGAGCTTCGAATCAAGCCGCAATGAACCTGCAGTATTAACCATCATCGCCAACAAATCACGCCAGCAGATGGGACAACTTACAGGCTTCCCTGAGTTCAAGATTCGCGACAGCCAATTATTTAGCCAACCTCATGGCACATCACGCATTTCTTATCACGCTCCAACAGATACGCTCTTAACTCTGAGTGAAGATAACAACCAAATCCATATCAGAAACCTGCCCTCTGAGCTGCTGCATTCAAACTAGATATGTCATCAGCGATAAGTCGCCTGTTTCAAATCTGTATAGTCCACAACGGCCATAGCCTCCAAACCAGGGCCATCGAAATGATGCCAAGGTCACCAGCCTAGCCACGGCATCAGGGGTTTCATATACGAAATGCTAAACTCATTTGAAGATGCAGCCAGTTAAGATTTTATCGTAAAAAATTTCCGTGCCTTCCGAGTCTTCCGTGGTTAAAAAAGGTCATGATTCGTCCGCGCCGCAACCGCAAGTCCCCTGCCGTCCGTGATCTCGTTCGTGAGACCACGCTGTCGCCAGCCGATTTTATCTACCCCCTCTTTGTGCATGACAAAGATACGGATGAAGCCATCGACTCCATGCCGGGATGCACCCGCTGGTCGCTCGAGGGGCTCGTCAAGGAAGCTGGAGAAGCCCACGCACTCGGCATCCCCGCCGTCGTGATTTTCCCGGCCATCGCCGAAAATCTCAAAACCAGTGAGGCCCAGGAGAGTTACAATGACAAGGGCCTAGTGCCACGTGCCATTCAAGCTCTCAAATCAGCCCACCCCTCACTCTGCGTCATCACCGACGTCGCCCTCGACCCCTACAATGCGGACGGCCACGACGGACTGGTCCGACCGGACTCAGACGGCAATCTCGAGATTGTCAACGATGACACCGTCGCCGTGCTCTGCCAGCAAGCACTTTGCCACGCCCGGGCCGGAGCCGATATTGTCTCGCCCTCCGACATGATGGATGGTCGGGTTCTGGCGATCAGAGAGTCCCTCGACGCCGAGGGCCATACCGATGTATCCATTCTCGCCTACACCGCCAAATACGCCTCAGCCTACTATGGTCCGTTCCGTGGAGCGCTTGAATCCGAGCCGAAGGCCGGAGACAAAAAAACCTACCAAATGGATCCAGCCAACGTCAGGGAAGCCATCCGGGAAACCATGATGGACGAAGACGAGGGAGCTGACATGATCATGGTCAAACCTGCAGGCCCTTACCTCGATATCATCGCCAAGGTCAAAGAGTCGACCACTCTGCCGGTTGCCGCCTATCAGGTCAGCGGTGAATACCTCATGATCAAAGCCGCCAGCCAAGACGGTTGGCTCGACGAAAAGGCCATCGTCCTCGAATCTCTAACTGGCATCAAACGCGCCGGAGCCAGTATCATTCTCACCTACTTCGCCAAAGACGCCGCCCGCTGGCTCTGAGACAGACGGTGTGTGATGGCATGAGCTGAGCTCGGCACCGCTTTTGTGCGGGTTGGCTTGACGCCACCCGTTTGCAGGCCCAAGTTTACTATCATGACCAAAAGCAATTTTATCATCGCCGCCGTCTTCGCCACAGTGGTTGCCGTCTTGCTTTGGTGGTTTAGCGACACCCAGGTAATCAAACGCAAGACCCATGCCTTGGCCGAAACCGCCAGCGTGGCACGGGCCGATGG
Encoded here:
- the hemB gene encoding porphobilinogen synthase, producing MIRPRRNRKSPAVRDLVRETTLSPADFIYPLFVHDKDTDEAIDSMPGCTRWSLEGLVKEAGEAHALGIPAVVIFPAIAENLKTSEAQESYNDKGLVPRAIQALKSAHPSLCVITDVALDPYNADGHDGLVRPDSDGNLEIVNDDTVAVLCQQALCHARAGADIVSPSDMMDGRVLAIRESLDAEGHTDVSILAYTAKYASAYYGPFRGALESEPKAGDKKTYQMDPANVREAIRETMMDEDEGADMIMVKPAGPYLDIIAKVKESTTLPVAAYQVSGEYLMIKAASQDGWLDEKAIVLESLTGIKRAGASIILTYFAKDAARWL